In Oscillatoria acuminata PCC 6304, a single window of DNA contains:
- a CDS encoding protein kinase domain-containing protein, with the protein MMTPTKLNNRYQVIRDIGAGGFGKTFLVEDTQMPTQRRCVAKQLKPVTTNPQIFQLLQDRFAREAAILEELGEGNTQIPRLYAYFEEEGQFYLVQEWIEGETLTHRVQNSSKLSESSVREILVSLLRVLEFVHSQRIVHRDIKPDNIILRNSDGTPVLIDFGAVKETMGTVMNSSGQGNSSIVIGTPGFMPSEQAAGRPVYSSDLYSLGLTAIFLLTEKWPQELQMNHDTGEIVWRQYAPRISPSLATVLDKAIMSHPRDRFHSAREMLDALEGRNSSSPAVAVAAVPPPMASVPPVANGVPVTTVSTPPPSYQAQTVFSPSTVQPADTTRSSGMGDWQKAIVIGGIIGAFVLIGLWITRPQPTPTTATASSETDDSGTSPNPETSSNFAPVPSQPMPSNPTITSQEAVALITKWLDAKDRMFAPPYSRQLADELTTGALYADLIKHDGPIAWLQNNNAYYQYGVKKVESVERFAADGDRASLEVIVIEDRTLYKNGRIDPEQSKFSTDKVRYTLQLVNGTWKIADYQ; encoded by the coding sequence ATGATGACCCCAACCAAGCTTAACAACCGCTATCAAGTGATTCGAGACATCGGCGCGGGTGGATTTGGGAAAACCTTTCTGGTAGAAGATACCCAAATGCCGACCCAACGGCGCTGCGTTGCCAAACAACTCAAACCCGTTACAACGAATCCCCAAATCTTTCAACTGCTGCAAGACCGCTTTGCCCGAGAAGCAGCTATCCTAGAAGAATTGGGAGAAGGAAATACCCAAATTCCCCGGTTATATGCCTATTTTGAAGAAGAGGGACAGTTCTATCTCGTCCAAGAATGGATAGAAGGAGAAACCCTGACTCATCGGGTTCAAAATAGCAGCAAACTCAGCGAAAGTTCAGTTCGAGAAATCCTCGTCAGTCTACTGCGTGTTTTAGAATTTGTTCACAGTCAACGGATTGTTCATCGGGATATTAAACCGGATAATATCATTCTGCGAAACTCTGATGGAACCCCGGTTTTAATAGATTTTGGCGCAGTTAAAGAAACAATGGGAACGGTGATGAATTCCTCGGGACAGGGGAACAGTTCCATTGTGATTGGCACTCCGGGATTTATGCCATCAGAACAGGCAGCAGGACGTCCGGTATATTCCAGTGATTTGTATAGTTTGGGGTTGACAGCGATTTTTTTGCTGACAGAAAAATGGCCCCAAGAATTGCAAATGAATCATGATACCGGGGAGATTGTTTGGCGACAATATGCGCCGCGAATTAGTCCAAGTTTGGCAACGGTTTTGGACAAGGCGATTATGTCCCATCCCCGCGATCGCTTTCATAGCGCCCGGGAAATGTTGGATGCTTTAGAGGGAAGGAATTCTAGTTCTCCAGCAGTGGCAGTGGCAGCAGTCCCGCCTCCGATGGCATCGGTCCCTCCAGTTGCCAATGGAGTTCCTGTGACTACGGTTTCCACACCTCCCCCAAGTTATCAAGCGCAGACGGTTTTCTCTCCTTCTACGGTACAACCTGCGGATACAACCCGCAGTAGCGGCATGGGAGATTGGCAAAAGGCGATCGTCATCGGCGGAATCATTGGTGCTTTTGTCTTGATTGGACTCTGGATCACCCGACCCCAACCCACCCCAACAACGGCCACCGCTTCCTCAGAAACTGACGATTCTGGAACATCTCCCAATCCAGAAACAAGCAGTAATTTCGCCCCTGTTCCCAGTCAACCTATGCCATCCAATCCTACAATTACCTCGCAAGAGGCAGTTGCTTTGATTACGAAGTGGTTGGACGCCAAGGACCGGATGTTTGCACCGCCTTACAGTCGTCAACTCGCCGATGAGTTAACTACGGGTGCACTCTATGCAGATTTAATCAAACATGATGGTCCAATTGCCTGGTTACAAAATAATAATGCCTACTATCAATATGGGGTGAAGAAAGTTGAATCAGTCGAACGATTTGCTGCGGATGGCGATCGCGCCAGTCTAGAGGTTATTGTTATCGAAGACCGCACCCTGTACAAAAATGGCCGCATCGATCCAGAACAAAGCAAATTTTCAACAGATAAAGTCCGCTATACCTTGCAGTTGGTCAATGGGACGTGGAAAATTGCTGATTATCAGTAA
- a CDS encoding serine hydrolase, which translates to MGQPTGSKFPKHQQQIHQLENELDRASQIIEELRRENIHLKHQNAQLQERAINQKTVLQRESAVPSFATSPKTRLQNDVLHEKPNQKTRLEQLSKLPFPVKVAIVVLVIVIAGLATMQLKNWRPRGYSAPDGKPPLSPSETLSIPRSSSSPESASDSLSILPQSNRLEKIKLSYNINKAPRFQSSEQLQLIIEESIDLVASKGLPTAAFSISLIDAKTGEMTGYQDKTLRYPASLSKLFWMVALYAQVEKQLLPEDTVFYTEKCLTNICKMAQKSDNDAASRILDLLTDTTSQPQNSENYDQWLNQRQWVNRFFQEAGYQDINIGQKNFPIPYLKLEEPQGFELRMRGNPENPLRNKMSSEQVARLMYEIVNGQAVSQKATENMMQLLRRDLRPEVWQQEQYNSVQGFLSELLPRSEVYVASKVGWTSTSRQEVAYIATEDGKSAYILAIFGDDPAFANDWKIFPEISLHIYRRMNE; encoded by the coding sequence GTGGGTCAGCCAACTGGATCGAAATTTCCAAAACATCAACAACAAATTCATCAGTTAGAAAATGAACTAGATCGAGCATCCCAAATCATTGAAGAGTTACGCCGAGAAAACATTCATCTCAAACATCAAAATGCCCAATTACAAGAGCGGGCAATCAATCAAAAGACTGTTTTGCAAAGGGAATCGGCTGTTCCATCATTCGCTACCTCCCCTAAAACCCGACTGCAAAATGATGTCCTTCATGAAAAACCTAACCAAAAAACTAGGTTAGAGCAATTATCTAAATTACCATTTCCTGTCAAAGTTGCGATTGTTGTTTTGGTGATAGTAATTGCAGGTTTAGCCACCATGCAGCTAAAAAATTGGCGTCCGAGGGGTTACTCCGCACCGGATGGTAAACCCCCGTTGTCACCCTCGGAAACCCTTTCTATTCCTCGCTCCAGTTCGTCACCCGAATCGGCATCGGATTCCCTGTCTATCTTACCCCAAAGCAACCGATTAGAGAAGATAAAACTGAGCTACAACATTAACAAAGCACCCCGCTTTCAATCTAGCGAACAATTGCAATTAATCATTGAAGAATCCATTGATTTGGTGGCGAGCAAAGGGTTGCCAACCGCTGCCTTTTCAATCAGTTTAATCGATGCCAAAACCGGCGAAATGACGGGATATCAGGATAAAACGTTACGATATCCGGCTAGTCTCTCTAAATTGTTTTGGATGGTAGCTCTTTACGCTCAGGTCGAAAAACAACTTTTGCCAGAAGACACTGTATTTTATACCGAAAAATGCCTAACTAATATCTGCAAAATGGCTCAAAAATCTGATAATGATGCTGCGAGTCGTATTCTCGATTTACTCACGGATACCACATCTCAACCCCAAAACTCAGAAAATTATGACCAATGGTTAAACCAACGCCAGTGGGTTAATCGCTTTTTTCAAGAAGCCGGTTATCAAGATATCAATATTGGCCAGAAAAATTTTCCCATTCCTTATTTAAAACTTGAGGAACCGCAAGGCTTTGAATTAAGAATGAGAGGAAATCCAGAAAATCCCCTGCGGAATAAAATGAGCAGTGAACAGGTTGCCCGGTTAATGTATGAAATTGTTAATGGGCAAGCAGTTTCCCAGAAAGCAACCGAAAACATGATGCAATTATTGAGGAGAGATTTACGACCGGAAGTTTGGCAACAAGAACAGTACAACTCAGTGCAAGGCTTTTTGAGTGAGCTATTACCGAGGTCAGAAGTCTACGTTGCGTCAAAAGTCGGCTGGACCTCTACTTCGCGCCAGGAAGTTGCCTACATTGCTACCGAAGATGGGAAATCAGCCTATATTTTAGCAATTTTTGGAGATGATCCGGCCTTTGCAAATGACTGGAAGATATTTCCAGAAATATCTCTGCACATATATCGAAGAATGAATGAGTAA